The nucleotide window ATGGTGATTGAGAAAGTGGAAACAAATCTGCAGCCAAATTGGGAGACATCCCACACATGATAGAGCAAGATTTGAGTTATTTATTAAGTGGGTTCACGACTATCCAACCATTAAGTGGGCTAAGCCCACACATGTATGAAGTAGATGGACGATTAGAAAAGTTGACCAACAATCTTTTCAAAGGTACAGTTTTGTCCCAACAATGACTGAACCAACTTGGATATTGGGGCATTGAACATACATGTTGGAGCTACTTGATTGGATGTATATCATAAATTGATATGATATATTATTAATATGATTATCTATAAACTATTGAActatcattttcattcatttgtgCATGAaatctataaaataaataatatgcACAATTCAACAATTAGTCATGGGTAATTAGATTCATATTaggaggcagagtaggagtaagAGAGTACTACCACTACCAAGACAGCAACATCTATGATTCTACTGTTACTAATGTTTAGAATTAAGTTATCATAGCAGAACGCATACAACATATGCACTACCAGGTATCGAAGACTTAGCTCAAGTGTTTTTCCTTGTCAATACCAAAAGGATTGTTGAGGCGCCTCAGCGTTGTCATCCTCGTCACTGCTGTTGTACTGTCTATATCCATATTGACAATATTGAATAGGATAAAACGAATAAGTAAATATATTATGTGAATATCAGATGGCAGTTGTGTTGGTGGTGGTTGCGAATAATACCCGCATGTAAAGCAGAGATTGGTTTTTGGGTGGTGATAGAGGAAAAGTTAAgagagagtctaccactggaagACTTGGTATGCGCGCGGATGAAAAATGAAGAAGGGGAGATCAACCGAGTTTAGCCATGGAGATTGCAAGATCTAATAAGTAGGCTTAGATGTAAGATCCACGGCATCCTCGTTGTCATTGTTATCCTCATAAGCTTGTCCTTTGACCACAACTCCCACTGGAACCATGATCTCCCCAACTAGGTGACTCCGGCCATCTCCATTGCTGATCATCATAAGCGGGCTCTTTTCGCGGTCTCGACTAGAGTGGGGTGAGCTGGGTATGGTATCATGTCGTTAAGGGTAAGTGCTAGCCACTACCGTCTCACTCACACCGACACCACCAAGTCCGTGtcgtccaccaccaccaccaagaCTATCACCGTGATCATCGTCAGCTCCGCCACATTCACTATTATGGTTGTCAGACTCAGTTGTACTGCTATTATGTCCTTGTCATCATCGTCAATAAACAGCTCTAGAAGACTGGGAGGCTAAGCTGTTTTTgcgatgatatttgtgtattctagcTCCTCACTATCAGCTGGGTCTTtgtctctctccctttgttcgaGCCATGAGAAAAGAGGGCCATCTTTAGCAAAAATGTAATTCAAATTTATTGATAATATTGTGTTTGGTTATCACTTTGACCTCTTGATGTCTTTATATTTCTTAATGGCAGCCTCACATTGTAGTGAAGGAATATGTTTCTCTCCACCTTGATATGCTTTAACCTATTTTGATATGGGAGAAAGTTCTCCAATTTCTCTTACATCTGGTGGAGGATGTTGTCTGGTTCAAATTTTTATGATAATACTTTTTAGAGTAGGTGCACTTTCTCCATACTTAACCCACCATTGAAATGTATGGATAACAAATGAATATATTAGTTTATAAATTGTTATGACATACATCTTTGTTCTAAATTTTATACCCAAGATATCCTAAATCTTATATCCTATTCCTTATATTTGGATTGAGTGCATCTACAAAGCTACGCATTGCAAGTGCATAGGTCTCCACCTATGAAAGATAAAGTAATAAGTACtgaatatattgtatatataattcATTTGAAAATTGAAATCCTAATTTTTAATATTAGTTAACCTTGTTAACAACATCAACTTGTCAATGAATGTCTAGCTTCAACATCTTGATAACAATTTCCAAACCAATAATAATTTCATGTTCCTCGTATGTAGGTGCATATGGAAATAAAGGATTTAAAAAGTAGCCTACTACCATTAAGGAAAAGATCATATCAAAATGTTGCATTAAAACTCATAGTAAAAGTAACTCACAAGTCATAAGTGTAAATAAGAATAAAGAAGTAAGAACCTACGATCGCTAAGTAGCTAAATAACTTGAACTGAACTTTTTTACCTGCTCCATTGGAGATCATGGTGAAACTGATTATTCCAATGCATATCTATCAACTTCCAGTAATCCTTGTAGTACTTACAATCACATTGAATAGACAATTTTACTTTATCCATAATCTCATAAAGAAAGTCTCTCATTGCTCTCATCGCTTTTTATAATCTAAAGAACGGTCATCAAAGGTTCCCTTGCTTTAATAACTTCTAGAACTTTCTTCCATATTTGCacacatttttaaaaattttaaaaccatTTCCTCCCTTACTTGGGAATACTTAGACACCCAATAATTTGACCCTTTTGATGGCAAGATGGGCATAAATTGAATGACCCaccttttttttaacttttttcttCATTCTCATCTTACCTATATAAAAAAGATATTTGCTTCCATCCACATGTCATTGACACTTGATtccatttatgaaaaaaaaaacattgagtaTGATTCTTCTTTGAAGCATtagaaattagaaagagagatTGGATCACATTATATCCAATATTACAGTCTTAAATAGAGGATTGTTAAAGAAAAGAGAACAATCTTTGTTCTAATAGAATTGGTCTGCGATCGAAGTATGAACATCCGAGTAATTGAACGAGTTATGCCTCCACGCATCCTCCTATTACAGTATTTGCACAAAAATTGTTGTCTACTTTTTCTATTCTTACTTCGTGCCACCACCCTACATTGTCATTGTTATTCCCTGCCATTTGCCCCCAACTGCCAAGTCCAAGCACCAACCCCTGTCTCTGATTCAACAAACAAGTCTACACTCCACTATATAACAACTAGTCCACAACCTAGTAGTTCACTGCAAGTTTAAAAGATGTATCCACAATCGATAGTCCACTTTGCTAAACCACAATCAATAGTCCACTTTTCAAAACCTCTCCAAAATAAAGAGAGAGTGTGTTGCATGCTTAATAAACATTAACTAAACACGTTAATTCAAAATGCAACTAAAATTAGGCTAagataaaaattaaacaaaacaaCAAATTAAGAAaatgatataataataataataataagagttgATAATGGATGTATTCATTTGCCATATGGTCCATAGGTCCATTTCCCCAAATTGatttagaaaaaattaaaatggTTGAAAAAAGACCAAAATACTTGTTTTTGCAGAACATAAATGGTAGATCTATGTTCAAATAACATAAATATATGTTCAAACCCATTAATTATTTCACCTAAAActgattttagaaaaatatatatatatatatatagaaacatTTTGAAAATAGCCCAAAAATGCATTAAAGGATGGTAGTAGATTCATGTTCTCTATGTTCAAACAACATAGATATACCATTTCTTTAAActgaattttgaaaagaaaaacaattaaAATGGCCTAAAAAAATGCTGAAAATACATAAACAATCAATTTGAAGCATAGAATTGGTAGATCTATGTTCAAAGGGCATAAATCTATGTTCGAACAATGTAGATCTACCACTTTCCCAAAGTATTTTGGAGAAGGAAAATGGCTAATGAATGGcccaaaaataccaaaaaaaaaaaagaagaagaagaagaactattGTTACACATGAATCAGTAGATCTACATGTCTAACAATGATTCATGTTTGATTTTAAAAGGATATGAAAAAAATTTAGGAAAAGAAATAGTGCTGaaattgtggaaaaaaaaaaaggtatgaaaatagataaataaaaaaatgtaaaaaatccCAAATCGAACTCAATTTGATCTAGCCCATCCGTGTTACACTCTCCACATCAATGATTGATGTGTCATACGCACAAGACATCTTCACAGGGATTGTGTTTAGTTAGGGTCTTTCATTTATATGAACTTGTTTCTCCATTCTTTTGACTAGAgtagtgagttttagaactatgcttcTAATATATCATTTTCTCACATAATGACGTTTTGATTTGTGTTTTCTACcatttttttttggttgggtTTCAGATGATGTCTATGCATCGCCGTTGGCAGGCATTCAGGGGAGAAAGCTCAGATGCCAAAGACCTTCTATTTAGTGTTAAGAAGTCTTCATTGCTCCAGTTTAAGACTGCATTAGATGTGTTCTTGGCATCAAACACAAAGGAAGAAGTTCCTGATTTCAAGATCCAAGGAAGCTACTTCGAGAGATCATGCACCATCTACAATGGAGATGCTTCGATTGTCATAGCTCAGGTATGAGTGGACCCTGAAATACCTTTTTCTAATTCATGGTTTAAAGCTTATCCTTTTTTTGCCCATTTTCTTAACAATTTGCAAGTAAGGTAGGGTCATGACTCATGAACGGGCAGTCACCAAGAAAACCTTTAATCATGAAGGCGCACAAATGTATCACGATCGGACCAAAAGTGGAAAGGGATCTCATCACATTTACCAAAAACTGTTCACATGCCTACACAATCATGCCTAACACTTCAATTAGCCTGGCCATTGTGCATTATCCAGAAAGGGATGGCTCACTAGGCACGACACCCTATTCTATACAGGAATAGCCTAAGAAATCTCTGTCCGGACTATATCATCTGTCTGATTTTGCAGAATGTTTCTGAAATATcagttttttcatcttatttttgtAGAAAATTAGTAATTAGCTtacaaaaacatatataaaataaagagAGATTTTCTGTTTATAGAATTTCTCATTTatatttgagaatagtagttctCATAAGATATGGTAATTCTGTGACGTAGAATGAGAACAATAGATATCTTTCAGCAAGCTTGGGGAGACATCTTCTCCACGAAGTACCGCCACACAAACGGCACAAACACCTATaatggagagttatttgatactcaggtagcatatgatgcttgatatctGGCCACTCGGAAACTATATATGTGGTGGTGTacataactcaaattaaactgtataaattgtggaacccactgtaactaactcagtcccaaaatcagattatttgaatgattctaacctctgattcattgacacttgtttgttgaaataggacctttggatgtttttcattttttaaccatccagtaaatgtccatcaattggacagtcagataatcaaataagcagaATTTTCAGTTCATGGCACGTCTAACAATTTAATTTAACTTCATGTATGGAATTTCTAAGtgtcatatcatccatcacactctactagAGTATCAAACTTTCTCTTCTATAATATAGACACCAAAGCGTTCATAAATGGTATCGCATGTTACACTGTTACACACGCATTATACCTATTTAACTGACATGCACTGAGACATAACAGTTAGCAGTTAGCATTGCGACTTCATGCATATAAATACATCTTTTGATGGTTTAAAGGTTAATAAATGCCACTGCGTGTGTTCATGCGTGTGTTTATCGGTATTGAGCATtagatatttaaatttcatggaGCAAATAATTGGGTTCATGGGCATTGTTTGTAAACCAAGCTGGTCGATCTGGACTCTCCTGAGTCCACCAGAACAGATTAGTCACTGGGTGATTGGGTAAACTCATCCTGGTTTTAGCATGACTCCCCCTGCTTTTCCTAGTTTTAAAGTGACTGATTCTATTTTATGGGTCGAACTTGGGACTCATTTAACCGTTctcccattacaaaaaaaaaaaaaagtatggagAATTTAAGTTCTTGGCGATGCcctttgggttaacccacgctCCTGCCAGATCCTGCACCCTCATGAACAAGATATTCCACCCGGATCGGTTTGTGGTCGTGTTCTTCGATAGCATTTTGGTCTATAGCAAGACCTTGGAGGAGCATGTCGATCATCTAAGTACGGTCTTCTGGGTGTTGAGGGAAAAGACCTTATATGTGAAGAGGGAGAAGTGTTCCTTTGCACAGCTTTCGGGTTTGCATTGCTCAACTAAacatggtttaaaaaaaaaagttgaccggttatttatttatttttatatatatatattttaacttAACTGATTATTATTTTAACCTAACTGGTTCTTGGTGTATCCAAACAGCCCCTGTGTTTTACTTCTGGAAGTCCCCCTTAGCTTGCTTCTTCGACATCATAGATAACTCTCTTACAAGAACGATCATTTTTCATATATGCAAGTGACTTTGCAAGATAAAGAATCCCTCCCTCTATTAGGGCTACAACCCCAACCTGATTGACCCAACCTGATGTTAGGTTGTCAAGGCCATCAAGTTCAGGTTGGAAAACGCCAAGCCGGTTGGAAACTGGGTTGAGTTCGGTTTGGGAATAATTATAGGTTGTTTGGGTTGGTTTTAGACAGGTCAGTCAGGTCAAGTACAGAGGAACCTCAGTTGGGTTCAAATTGGGCAGCTCGCGAAATtcaggttgggttgagttgggttgcgGGTTGCAGGTTGGGGGTTGGGTACTCTTGAGGGGTAGGTGTTGGACTCGGGTTGatctcaacctgacccaacctgccgGAATTGCGCACCCTTACTCTCTATTAGATTGTATCTCTTTATTAAGAGGAGCTGATTCTCTACAATATCAAATTCCAATAACTAttcatcttaaccattgattgaTTGTGATCCAGATGTCCAAGAGATACACAGCCATGAACATTGTGCTTGGGAAGGATGTGTTCGGCGTGACGGTTTATCCAAATGTGGACTATGCTTTCATCACCGCTCTTATCGTAATGCTTGATGAGATCAACAAAGATAAAGACGGCCGAGATTAAGGTCCATCTTGTGGCCATCTTACTATTATCTCTTGCT belongs to Magnolia sinica isolate HGM2019 chromosome 8, MsV1, whole genome shotgun sequence and includes:
- the LOC131253527 gene encoding protein LURP-one-related 10-like isoform X1, with translation MGSCEFETERKTETVINGLAMSFMGGTSVAPLMNAVVVVGHQFLSPYPVDLTVTEKTMSLTDGDYAVTDANGNVFFKVKGKLISLRDKRLLQDASGNTLLTMREKMMSMHRRWQAFRGESSDAKDLLFSVKKSSLLQFKTALDVFLASNTKEEVPDFKIQGSYFERSCTIYNGDASIVIAQMSKRYTAMNIVLGKDVFGVTVYPNVDYAFITALIVMLDEINKDKDGRD